The Blautia pseudococcoides genome segment CATCCACTCCCAATAAGTATCTATTTCCCATCTTATACACCCGTTTCGTATGTTATTGGTCTCTCTTAGAATTCACTGTAGTTTTTGTCATGTTCAAGCTGGGCCAGAAGCTCTTTTGCCTCTTTCACACTGTAACCTTCATGGATGATATAACGCAGCGCGATAACAAGAGCTGTCACATCTTTGTAATCCCAGACAAATCTTCCCATTGTCACACCGCCAACACCGCAGTCCATAGCTTCTCTTGTCATCTGCAGATAGTCATCCAGTGTCTTGCAGGCATCTCCGCCCTGGATCACGATACGGAAGGAAGAAGGCACGGTAGCCACTACTTTTGCCATGCTGTCCGGGTCCCCTGTATAGGTTGTCTTAATGATATCCATACCCAGCTCACATGCGCTTCTCACACAGTACGCAATGTTTTCCCAGGCAGTTCTGTCTTCCGGCTTCACACTCTCTCCTTTTGGATATACATGTCCGATCAGAGGCATTCCTTTTCTCATACATTCCTCGGAAACCCTGCCGATGGCTTCAAACTGCTCTCCCTGGAAATCTCCCAGTGTCATGCATCCCATGGATACCGCGTCAGCTCCCATACGGATCGCTTCGTCCACAGTACCGAAGATGGTGTCTTTAGTAGGTGCTACGGGAGAATAGTTGGATATCTTCATGAGCATTGCCACTTCCCCTGCGTGGTTCCACATGCAGTGCTCCGCAATGCCCTTTGTGAGAGTCATGGCATCTGGTCTTCCCAGTATTATTTTATCAATGGTATCCTGCACGTGATGCAGACCTGTCAGAGGCGCAATCCCTCTTGATGTGGCATGGTCCACTGTAATTGCCATCATTTTATTGCTTTTGGGGTTTACCAGTCTGCTCATTCTTACT includes the following:
- a CDS encoding class I fructose-bisphosphate aldolase; this translates as MAMLGKEVRMSRLVNPKSNKMMAITVDHATSRGIAPLTGLHHVQDTIDKIILGRPDAMTLTKGIAEHCMWNHAGEVAMLMKISNYSPVAPTKDTIFGTVDEAIRMGADAVSMGCMTLGDFQGEQFEAIGRVSEECMRKGMPLIGHVYPKGESVKPEDRTAWENIAYCVRSACELGMDIIKTTYTGDPDSMAKVVATVPSSFRIVIQGGDACKTLDDYLQMTREAMDCGVGGVTMGRFVWDYKDVTALVIALRYIIHEGYSVKEAKELLAQLEHDKNYSEF